Below is a window of Myroides profundi DNA.
TAAGTTATTAAGCATAATTTCTATTAGCTTGTTAGTTATTATAAGTATTGGCTTTTTTCTTTATCTGTATCATCTAAAAATCAGAAAAGTAGGATTGATTAAGATGTTTCAAAGGGATACTGAGCATTATTATAATTCAGTTATTAATGTTCAAAAGTATTTAACTTTAGCGAAGGATGGAGAACGTACCGTTATTGCGAAAGAATTAAATGATAAGGTTATTAATAGACTATTTGCGACTCGTTTTACTTTAGCGCAATTGCAGAAAGAGGAGATTAAGATTCATAAAGATATTTTGGTAAATGAAATTTTAGAAGTAGAGAGTTATATACGAAATGTATCTCATAGTCTTGTTAATGAAGATAGTGCTAAGGTACAAGATTTTAAGCAATTGATAATTGAACTGATTATAGTGCAGAATAGGCGGTCGGATATAGATTTTAGTATTGAGATAGATTCAAAATTAGATTTAGAAGCTCTTGATCATAGAAAACGGATTAATATTTATCGATCTATACAAGAGGTATTATTAAATGTAGTTTTGCATTCAAATGCAAGTAAGTGTGTAGTTTATATTAAATCAAAAACACCAGTAAGTTTTGAGATATCAATTATTGATAACGGAGAGGGGTTTGAAAGTCGATTAGTAAAAAAAGGTAATGGCTTGTCAAATGTTAAGAGAAGAATTGGAATTATAGAAGGAAAACTATTTATTATTAGTAAGAAACAGAAAGGTACAAAAGTGTTCTTTATAATTTTTTTCTAGAAAGTTATAGAACTTAAGAGATACGTCGTACTTTTTTTGAATATTTTATTATGTATTTGATAATTACTAGAGAATTAGATAGTTTTTATTTTTAGTTAATTAGCTATTAATTGTTATATATATTTGTTTGATTTTTTAATATATTTTGTTGCTTGTGTCTAAAGTAAACGTCTTGTACTGTGCTATCCTGTTTCTTTGTTTTTCAATGACGAATTGTAAACAGACTCAAACGTATAATGACGAGTCTGTTTTAAAGGATATAAATACATTTATCAAAAGTTATAATAGATTCAATCCTACTGATAAAGATAAAGCAGCTGCAGACTCTTTAGGTAGTGTTATACTAAATCTAAGAAATACTGAGCAGAGCAGAGATGTGCTAAGAAAATATATACTATTAACGAATGCAGATAAGAGGTATATAGAAGAGCTCTTTCAGAGATCTAGAAAAGAAGAGGATAAGAAGAATGAAGCTCATGCGTTTTTTTTACGAGGAAAAAGGTATGCTCAAAATTTTCAGATTGATAGTACTTATTATAACTATACTAAGGCTGAATTCTTATTTAAATCTATTCACGATTCTATAAACTTACAAGAGGTTTATTCTCATAAAGCAATCGTACTTTTAAATAATAAAATTTTTTCGGAAGGACAGTCTCAGATTCTTAAAGCGATGAGTATTAATAAAGAGCATAAAGATGCTCGTATTAAGTATTCTGAATCTGTTATCATGGCTAATGCTTTAGTAGGTTTAGAACACTTACCTGAGGCTTTAAAACAATTGAACTTGTCTTTAGAACTGCTAGAGAATCCTGAAATTACTCAGTTTTTTTTACCTGATGCAGTTCGTTTGAACAAAATTACGATTTACTATAATATAGCAGAGGTTTATATAAAGCAAAGCGAGTATAAAAAAGCCCAAGATTTAATCCATCATGTAATTGATGAATATATCAATGAAAGTACCATATATGATGAGATGATGTTAGCACATTTGTTATATAACTTAACTCAAGCTGATATTAAGAGTAAGGAGTATGATGATGTAGAAAAGAATCTTGTTAAAGCAATTGATATACAATTGAAGAATAAGAACCTCCAGGATTATAATTCGTATAAAATTCTTTTAGCAGAGTATTTTTATCTGATTAAAAAAGAAGAACAAGGAAATCAACTTGTAAACGAAGTATTAGAATATGCTCATCAAAACAATAATCTAGGATTAGAAAAAGAAACACTTACTGTTCTATTAAAGTACAAAAAAGAGCAATATAATGCCAATTTTGTGAGATACGAGGAGTTGAATAAACTGATACTTGATGAGAATAATGTGATCAAGAATACTTTTGCAAGACTTAGTTTTGAAGCAGATTCGTTAGAACGAGCAAATGCGCAATTACAGAATCAAAAAAGTATGATTACGATGGTAGCTAGTGCTTTATTAGTATTAGCTATAACTATCTTTTTTATCATTCTATTTAGACAAAAAGCAAAGGAAGTATCTTTAGTAAAATTGTTCCAAAAAGATACTGAAAAATATTATGATTCCATTATTAATGTAAACAGTGAGCTAGCAGAAGCACGTAATTTAGAACGTAAGGAAATAGCTAAAGAATTACACGATGGGGTTTTAAATAGACTATTTGTCACTAGATTTTTATTAATGCAAGTGAATAAAGAGTCTGTTGATGAGCATAGAGATTCTTTAATAAATGAAGTGAAACAAGTGGAACAGTATATCAGAGGGGTATCCCATGCTTTAGCTAATGATGAGGATTTCAAGGTAAATGAGTTTTCTAAATTGTTAGAAGACTTAGTTTCAATTCAAAACAGAAACGAATCAATTGTGTTTAGTTTAAGTTTGGATCAAGGAATCAACTTTAAATATTTAAACAACAACTATAAGGTACATATTTATAGGATAGTACAAGAATGTTTGCAAAATGTTCATAAACATGCTCAAGCTACTAGGTGTGATGTGGTTTTTGAGAATTATACTGATACAAGTTTTAAAGTGTCGATTATTGATAATGGAGTTGGGTTTGATGTTAATATTGTAAAAAAAGGAATAGGGTTTAATAATATTAAGGGAAGAGTTGAGTTTATGGAGAGTAAGATTAATATTTTAAGTGCAGAGGGCAAGGGAACAAGTATATCATTTGTTATTGATTTAAAAGAATCAGCAGAAGGTTAGAATAGAATCGTAATATAAATGAAAAAAGGACGCTAAAAAGCGTCCTTTTTTCATTTATTCTTCTTCTGTAGAGAAGGTTATTCTTTTAGAAAAATACATCAGTATGGCGATGATGGTGAATAGACCAATACTACCAACTATAAGAGCAGCTTCTTTGAGTTGCAATAAGAAAAATAAAAACGTGTATAAAGCAAATAATAATCCAAAGATAGTTGCTGCAATACGTTTGTTTTTACTCAGCCCATAGATAAATGATGTAATCAAAATTATAGTTGCCGATGCTGAAATAATATACGCTATACTAAAGCCTGTGTATTCTGCAAAAGATAAGAGTAAGACGAAGTTGATACATAGAGCTAATCCTACTAGCGTGTAGTGTAAGATGTTGATACTTAGGTTTTTTATATTCTCCATAAAAAAGAATGTAGCGAAGGTTAAACCTATAAATAGTAAAGCATATTTAGTAGCTCGGTTTACCTTACTATAAAAGTCATTGATTTGTATAAATTTCATTCCAAAACTATAATCTGTCAATTGAGGGATTGTATTTAGATCTGAACTGACAGGTATAGATTGAAAAATTGTCCATTTTGACTGCTCGTTTACGCTTTGTTTTTCATCGTTATCAGGTAGATAATTTCCAATATATTTGATATCCTTATAGTCAGAAGAGACATTGACATTAGTCTGTTTAGCAGTAGCTAGAAAGTTAATTTCTGTAGACCCCTTTAACTGAATAGGGAAATTAATATTACTCAGATCTATATCCTCTTTATTGATATCGTAACTTAAAAAAGCAATACGAGAATTGATTCTTAAAGATCTATCCTGCTCAAAGTATTGTTGTGGATTTTTATTGATAAGAATCTCTTGAGTGAAACCTTTACTGTCTGATACAGAGAAGACAATCTTTGCATTTGTAAATGCTTCCTTATCTGCTAGATTTAACTTAGACGCTAATTCATCTAGAGTAGGGAAGCTAGCTTTTACATTTAAGTTAGTGTTATAAAGTGCTACTTCATATAAGCTTCTTTTCTTAATTTGTGTTTTTATATCACCTGTAAAGTCTTGTTTGATTGGAGTTTGTAAATAACTATTTAATTGTTTCATTACTTTTCCATCTTCAGTAAGATGATTAGTATAGTATTCTACTAGGACAAAAGGCCCATATATGGTTTGTTTTTGTCCCCATTTAGAGGTTACTTCAGTTGTTACTTCACTCTGAAAATTTTCACGTTCAGAGATTAGACTACTGATAAAAGGTAGTGTGATAAGTAACATAAGAGATAATACACTGATTATAACTCCTTTGATCATTGGTTTGTAATTTTCTTTTTTCATATTCTTAAAGTTAAAAGTACTTTGTTTTTCAAAGTTAATGGGTAAAAAAATTATTTAAGCTTTTTAATTAAATTTTCTAAATAGGCTAGGTGTTGTTTAAAGGCAAACTTACCTTCTTCAGTTACAGTATAAGTAGTATTTGTTTTTCTACCAACAAATCCTTTTGTAACAGTTATATAATCATTTTCTTCTAGATTCTTTAAATGAGAGGCAAGGTTTCCATCTGTTAGGTCCAGATATTCTTTTAGATCTTTAAACGATAGAGAATCATTGACCATTAATCCACTCATAATACCGACACGGATACGATTGTCAAAGACTTTGTTTAATTTTTCTAAATCGAATTTCATATATCTGTTATAATTTATTTATCGTACTTATTCCATAAAATAATTCCGTAAAGCAAATGTACTAAACCGAACCCTATTGCCCATAGTAAAAGTGTGTAATCTAAGAAATAGAACGCTAGTAAACCTAGGACTATTTCTAGTGCAGCGATTGTTTTTACTTCTTTCACAGTGTCTTCTTGCACACTAAATAATGCTAACCCATAGAATAATAATGTAGTAGGTAAAGCAAGTTGTAGTAAATGATACTTATACAATATTAAGCATAGAATTCCTGCTATTATTAATGGAATAGAGAAGCGTACTAATAATCGCTTAGTAACTTGATTTAAAAATGATTTACCTTGTTTGCGTGTTTTGCGTATTGTAAAGTAAAACCCACCTACCACAGCAATGACAAAGGTAGCGATAGCTAGCACTAGTAGCATTTCTGCAGTATAAGCAGTTTGGTACGGATCTTCTAGTGTTAGATTTTCATAAGAGTACGTAGAACTTGTCTGCCAATAGTATAAAACACTTGCCGCAAGAAGTCCGCATAGACCTACCCATATACCACTCCAACCACTAAGGCTTAAAAACTTAGTAGAGCGCTCCATTATAGACTTGATTTGATTTAAATCTTCAATAGCTTTATTTGTCATAGTAAAAGTACTTTGAAATACAAAGTTAGTAAAATAATGATATGTGCAATAAAAAAGCGAATATTTATTTTAAAGGCTATAAATCTATACTAATACGTTCCATTATAATCTTAAGAGAGTATTTATAGTTAATTCAAAAATTATGTAGATATTATGTGAGTTTGCTTGTTTTGATAAGTAAATTAGGTGTAATAAATATCTTTAACTTAAAAAAACAAAGAAATTATTGAAAAGATAATTGTGAAAAAATAGGCAGTGGTCGCATAGTTATCGCATAGTGATGGCATACTGCTCGCATATTTTTGATGGTTTTTTATGCAACCACTATGCGATAGAAATGTAATCATTATACTATTATGGTAATATAAATACTTTTTAAAATCATTGATATCTATGTTTACTAGAAGTTGTTCTGTTTCTAGGTAGGCGTTTGAGCAGTATTTTATGTCAGTTTACGTTTAAATGAAAGAATCATAAAGAGTAAATTTGTTACTTGCAGTCAATTAAATAATGAATTATGACACAGATTACTTCCTATATTTTTTCCACAGCTAAAGCTTTGACAGAAGAGCAGAGTATAGACTACAATCATCAAGTAGATCAGTTTAATGTTTGGCCTGCTTATGTATTAGCTGATAACGTGAATCTAACATATTGGGATAGCATATATGAGCTGTTCGCTGATTATCAGTTTTATCTTTTAGAGGGAAATGTAGTTGTAGGTAATGGAAATTGTATTCCACTTCATCTTACCGCAGAAGAGTTAGCTGACTTACCTGAAGGAGGATGGGATTGGGCTTTAAAAAAAGCTGTTAAAGATCATGAGAAAGGATTAACCCCAAATACACTTTGCGCATTACAGATTGGACTCAATAAGAATTATCAAGGTAAAGGCATTAGTCATCAACTAATTCAATATATGAAAAGCATTGCTTTGTCTACAGAGATGAATGCTTTTATACTACCCATTAGACCTAATTTAAAGACAAACTTCCCTTTGATTTCAATGGATGATTATATCCAATGGGAGAATGAAGAAGGTTTGCCTTATGATGCATGGATACGTACACATATAAAAGGAGGAGCTCATATCGTGAAGATTTGTCAGCGTTCTATGGTTGTTGAAGGAAGTATCGCCGAGTGGGAAGAGTGGACTAATATGAAGTTCAGAAGCTCTGGTCAATACATCTTACCTGTATTGCTTAATCCTATTCAGATAGATTTAGCAATGGATAAAGGCGAATATATCGAACCTAATGTATGGATGCGATATGAATTAGATTAGCTCTGTATCATTGTATAACGGGGTATAGGGGAGAATTATGTGTTGTTGATTTAAGGATAAGTAACTCAAATCTTTTGAGGGGAGTAGTGAAATTAGCGAATATTTATTATATTGGCATTCTACAAAAACTAAAAAATTATGCAACAAAATACACCCTATACGCCTACTAACAAGGTGCGTATAGTTACTGCGGCGGCTTTATTTGATGGCCATGATGCGGCGATTAATATTATGCGTCGTATTATCCAATCAACAGGATGTGAGGTTATTCACTTAGGACATGATAAGAGCGTTGAAGAGGTAGTGAATACAGCTATCCAAGAAGATGCTAATGCGATTGCAATGACTTCATATCAAGGAGGTCATAACGAGTATTTTAAATATATGTACGACCTGCTACAAGAAAAAGGAGCAGGACATATCCGAATCGTTGGAGGAGGAGGAGGAGTAATTCTTCCTAGTGAGATAAAAGAGTTAATGGATTATGGTATCACACGCTTATATTCTCCAGATGATGGACGTGCGATGGGATTACAAGGGATGATTAACGATATGGTAGGGAAGGCTGACTACCCTACAATGGACTTACAATTACCAGAAGGAAAAGATGTTTATCAATCTCTAGCAGATAAAGATGTTACTACGATAGCTCGTTTAATTTCGTTAGCTGAAAATAGAGAAGAAGATTTCTTTAAAGTATTCCAATACGACGAAAAGAAACATAAGAATACACCTATATTAGGTATTACAGGAACGGGTGGAGCAGGTAAGTCATCTATGGTAGATGAGTTAGTTCGTCGTTTCTTGATTGACTTCCCTGAAAAAACAGTTGCACTAGTATCTGTTGACCCTTCTAAGCGTAAGACAGGAGGAGCTTTATTAGGAGACCGTATTCGTATGAACTCGATTAATAATCCTCGTGTATTTATGCGTTCTCTGGCTACTCGTCAGTCTAACTTAGCGTTATCTCGTTATGTTGAAGAAACACTTCAAGTACTTCAGGTTGCCAATTATGACTTAATTATTCTTGAAACTTCGGGGATTGGTCAGTCAGATACAGAGATTTTAGACCACTCAGATGCCTCTTTATACATTATGACTCCAGAGTTTGGAGCGGCTACTCAGTTAGAGAAAATTGATATGCTTGACTTCGCCGATATCGTTGCAATCAATAAATTTGATAAGCGTGGAGCATTAGATGCAATTAGAGATGTAAAGAAACAATACCAACGCAACCATAACTTATGGGATGTAAACCCAGACGAAATGCCTGTATTTGGTACAATTGCTTCTCAGTTTAACGATCCAGGTACCAATGCTTTATATAAAGCAATTATGGATAAAGTGGTAGAGAAAACGGGAGCAGACTTAACGTCTAGTTTCGAAATCACTAAGGAGATGAGTGAGAAGGTATTTGTAATACCTCCTAACCGTACACGTTACTTATCTGAGATAGCGGAGAACAACCGTAAATATGATGAGACGGTATTAACTCAAAAAGAGGTAGCTCAGAAGCTATACGGTATTTTCAAAACAATAGAAACAGTAGCTGGTAAATTGCCAGAAATAGATAAGTCAGGAATCGTAGAAGAAACAATAACTTCTAAAGATGCTGATACACAATTGTTCATCAACCTTCTATTAAAGGAATTTGACAAGGTGAAGATGAACTTAGATCCTTATAACTGGGAAGTGATTCTGACATGGGATCAGAAGGTGAACAAGTATAAAAACCCTGTGTACTCATTCAAAGTACGTGATAAGGAAATCAAGATTGCGACGCATTCAGAGAGTTTATCACATTTACAGATTCCTAAGATTGCACTGCCTAAGTATGAAGCTTGGGGAGATATCTTACGCTGGTCATTACAAGAGAATGTACCAGGAGAATTTCCGTTTACCTCAGGACTTTATCCGTTTAAGCGTGAAGGAGAAGATCCTACACGTATGTTTGCGGGAGAAGGAGGACCAGAGCGTACTAATAGACGTTTTCACTATGTGTCATTAGGTATGCCTGCTAAGCGTCTATCTACTGCATTTGACTCAGTAACGCTTTATGGTAATGATCCAGGACATCGCCCTGATATTTATGGTAAGATTGGTAATGCAGGGGTTTCTATCTGTTGTTTAGATGATGCGAAAAAGTTGTATTCAGGGTTTAACCTTGCACATGCTTTGACATCAGTATCGATGACTATTAACGGGCCAGCGCCAATGTTATTAGGATTCTTTATGAATGCTGCTATTGATCAACAGTGTGAAATCTATATCAAAGACAATGACTTAGTGGCTGAAGTTGAAGCAAAGATTGAAGCTATTTATAAAGCAAAAGGTGTAGAGAGACCTCGTTATAATGGTGAATTACCAGAGGGGAACGACGGTCTAGGATTGATGCTTTTAGGAGTAACAGGAGATCAAGTGTTGCCAAAAGAGGTGTACGCTGAGATTAAAAAGAATACTTTATCACAAGTTCGTGGTACAGTACAAGCTGATATTTTAAAAGAAGATCAAGCTCAGAATACGTGTATCTTCTCTACGGAGTTTGCACTTCGTTTAATGGGAGATGTACAAGAGTACTTCATTGAGAAGAATGTGCGTAACTTCTATTCTGTGTCTATCTCAGGATACCACATTGCAGAAGCTGGAGCTAACCCTATTACACAGTTGGCATTTACATTAGCGAATGGATTTACTTATGTAGAGTACTACTTAAGTAGAGGAATGGATATTAATGACTTCGGACCAAACTTATCGTTCTTCTTTTCGAATGGTATCGATCCTGAGTACGCAGTAATTGGTCGTGTAGCGCGTCGTATTTGGGCAAAAGCATTGAAGAATAAGTATGGTGCTAATGAACGTGCACAGATGCTTAAATATCATATTCAGACTTCAGGGCGTTCATTACACGCACAAGAGATTGACTTTAATGATATCCGTACTACACTTCAAGCGTTGTATGCTATCTATGATAACTGTAATTCACTTCACACTAACGCGTATGACGAGGCTATTACGACTCCTACGGAAGAATCTGTGCGTAGAGCTATGGCAATACAGTTAATCATAAATAAAGAGCTAGGATTGGCTAAAAATGAGAATCCAATACAAGGGTCATTTATTATTGAAGAATTAACGGATTTAGTAGAGGCTGCTGTCTTAGCAGAATTTGATAGAATTACAGAAAGAGGAGGGGTGTTAGGAGCAATGGAGACCATGTACCAACGTTCTAAGATTCAAGAAGAGTCATTGTATTATGAAACATTAAAACACAATGGTACGTTCCCTATTATTGGAGTGAATACTTTCTTGAGTTCTAAAGGATCTCCAACAGTAGTTCCTGCTGAAGTTATTCGTGCAACAGAAGAGGAGAAACTATTCCAAATCAAGACAAAAGAGAATTTGAATAAGGCTAATGAAGCTTTAGTAAAAGAAGAATTAGAGCGTATTCAAGAGGTAGCTATTCAAAATGGCAATATATTCGAAGCGCTAATG
It encodes the following:
- the creD gene encoding cell envelope integrity protein CreD; this encodes MKKENYKPMIKGVIISVLSLMLLITLPFISSLISERENFQSEVTTEVTSKWGQKQTIYGPFVLVEYYTNHLTEDGKVMKQLNSYLQTPIKQDFTGDIKTQIKKRSLYEVALYNTNLNVKASFPTLDELASKLNLADKEAFTNAKIVFSVSDSKGFTQEILINKNPQQYFEQDRSLRINSRIAFLSYDINKEDIDLSNINFPIQLKGSTEINFLATAKQTNVNVSSDYKDIKYIGNYLPDNDEKQSVNEQSKWTIFQSIPVSSDLNTIPQLTDYSFGMKFIQINDFYSKVNRATKYALLFIGLTFATFFFMENIKNLSINILHYTLVGLALCINFVLLLSFAEYTGFSIAYIISASATIILITSFIYGLSKNKRIAATIFGLLFALYTFLFFLLQLKEAALIVGSIGLFTIIAILMYFSKRITFSTEEE
- a CDS encoding methylmalonyl-CoA mutase family protein — its product is MQQNTPYTPTNKVRIVTAAALFDGHDAAINIMRRIIQSTGCEVIHLGHDKSVEEVVNTAIQEDANAIAMTSYQGGHNEYFKYMYDLLQEKGAGHIRIVGGGGGVILPSEIKELMDYGITRLYSPDDGRAMGLQGMINDMVGKADYPTMDLQLPEGKDVYQSLADKDVTTIARLISLAENREEDFFKVFQYDEKKHKNTPILGITGTGGAGKSSMVDELVRRFLIDFPEKTVALVSVDPSKRKTGGALLGDRIRMNSINNPRVFMRSLATRQSNLALSRYVEETLQVLQVANYDLIILETSGIGQSDTEILDHSDASLYIMTPEFGAATQLEKIDMLDFADIVAINKFDKRGALDAIRDVKKQYQRNHNLWDVNPDEMPVFGTIASQFNDPGTNALYKAIMDKVVEKTGADLTSSFEITKEMSEKVFVIPPNRTRYLSEIAENNRKYDETVLTQKEVAQKLYGIFKTIETVAGKLPEIDKSGIVEETITSKDADTQLFINLLLKEFDKVKMNLDPYNWEVILTWDQKVNKYKNPVYSFKVRDKEIKIATHSESLSHLQIPKIALPKYEAWGDILRWSLQENVPGEFPFTSGLYPFKREGEDPTRMFAGEGGPERTNRRFHYVSLGMPAKRLSTAFDSVTLYGNDPGHRPDIYGKIGNAGVSICCLDDAKKLYSGFNLAHALTSVSMTINGPAPMLLGFFMNAAIDQQCEIYIKDNDLVAEVEAKIEAIYKAKGVERPRYNGELPEGNDGLGLMLLGVTGDQVLPKEVYAEIKKNTLSQVRGTVQADILKEDQAQNTCIFSTEFALRLMGDVQEYFIEKNVRNFYSVSISGYHIAEAGANPITQLAFTLANGFTYVEYYLSRGMDINDFGPNLSFFFSNGIDPEYAVIGRVARRIWAKALKNKYGANERAQMLKYHIQTSGRSLHAQEIDFNDIRTTLQALYAIYDNCNSLHTNAYDEAITTPTEESVRRAMAIQLIINKELGLAKNENPIQGSFIIEELTDLVEAAVLAEFDRITERGGVLGAMETMYQRSKIQEESLYYETLKHNGTFPIIGVNTFLSSKGSPTVVPAEVIRATEEEKLFQIKTKENLNKANEALVKEELERIQEVAIQNGNIFEALMDASKVCSLGQITSALFEVGGQYRRNM
- a CDS encoding winged helix-turn-helix domain-containing protein, with translation MKFDLEKLNKVFDNRIRVGIMSGLMVNDSLSFKDLKEYLDLTDGNLASHLKNLEENDYITVTKGFVGRKTNTTYTVTEEGKFAFKQHLAYLENLIKKLK
- a CDS encoding sensor histidine kinase; amino-acid sequence: MTNCKQTQTYNDESVLKDINTFIKSYNRFNPTDKDKAAADSLGSVILNLRNTEQSRDVLRKYILLTNADKRYIEELFQRSRKEEDKKNEAHAFFLRGKRYAQNFQIDSTYYNYTKAEFLFKSIHDSINLQEVYSHKAIVLLNNKIFSEGQSQILKAMSINKEHKDARIKYSESVIMANALVGLEHLPEALKQLNLSLELLENPEITQFFLPDAVRLNKITIYYNIAEVYIKQSEYKKAQDLIHHVIDEYINESTIYDEMMLAHLLYNLTQADIKSKEYDDVEKNLVKAIDIQLKNKNLQDYNSYKILLAEYFYLIKKEEQGNQLVNEVLEYAHQNNNLGLEKETLTVLLKYKKEQYNANFVRYEELNKLILDENNVIKNTFARLSFEADSLERANAQLQNQKSMITMVASALLVLAITIFFIILFRQKAKEVSLVKLFQKDTEKYYDSIINVNSELAEARNLERKEIAKELHDGVLNRLFVTRFLLMQVNKESVDEHRDSLINEVKQVEQYIRGVSHALANDEDFKVNEFSKLLEDLVSIQNRNESIVFSLSLDQGINFKYLNNNYKVHIYRIVQECLQNVHKHAQATRCDVVFENYTDTSFKVSIIDNGVGFDVNIVKKGIGFNNIKGRVEFMESKINILSAEGKGTSISFVIDLKESAEG